One Vitis riparia cultivar Riparia Gloire de Montpellier isolate 1030 chromosome 4, EGFV_Vit.rip_1.0, whole genome shotgun sequence genomic window carries:
- the LOC117912403 gene encoding GATA transcription factor 18-like: MHRCSSSQGNMAGPCTCGLFHNQSNSFSMLFSMPNHKPFDETDMYPFTSSSSSVDCTLSLGTPSTRLTDNDEKRMHHDRRAGSCVSNFCWDILQSKHTPSAPTHKPSRGGSSGSNSNNSAGDPLLARRCANCDTTSTPLWRNGPRGPKSLCNACGIRFKKEERRATAAAATTGATAGVMEPQHIMISHHNNSWVHHSQAQKMPCLSPAMGNEFRFIEDDDRDSDTGIPFLSWRLNVTDRPSLVHDFTR, translated from the exons ATGCATCGTTGCAGTAGCTCACAAGGGAACATGGCGGGTCCATGTACATGTGGGCTGTTCCACAATCAGAGCAATTCTTTCTCTATGCTCTTCTCCATGCCCAATCACAAGCCTTTCGATGAAACAGACATGTATCCGTTCAcgtcctcttcttcttccgtgGATTGCACTCTTTCTCTCGGAACTCCATCCACTCGTTTAACGGACAATGATGAAAAGCGAATGCACCACGATCGACGGGCTGGTTCTTGTGTGTCTAACTTTTGCTGGGACATATTACAGTCCAAACACACGCCATCTGCACCAACTCATAAGCCCAGCCGCGGAGGAAGCAGCGGCAGCAACAGCAACAACTCCGCCGGCGATCCCCTCCTCGCTCGCCGTTGTGCTAACTGCGACACCACTTCTACCCCACTTTGGAGGAACGGTCCAAGAGGCCCAAAG TCGCTGTGCAATGCCTGTGGAATTCGATTCAAGAAAGAAGAGAGGAGAGCCACAGCCGCCGCCGCCACCACTGGTGCAACTGCAGGAGTAATGGAACCGCAACACATAATGATAAGCCATCACAACAATTCATGGGTTCACCACTCTCAGGCCCAGAAAATGCCCTGCCTCTCTCCGGCCATGGGCAACGAATTCAGGTTCATCGAGGACGACGATCGAGATTCCGATACCGGCATTCCGTTCCTCTCTTGGCGTCTCAATGTCACAGACAGGCCAAGCCTCGTCCACGACTTCACAAGATGA